In Poecilia reticulata strain Guanapo linkage group LG17, Guppy_female_1.0+MT, whole genome shotgun sequence, the following proteins share a genomic window:
- the mfsd12a gene encoding major facilitator superfamily domain-containing protein 12a yields MSDTDRSLTAIRKLSYAAGHFLNDLCASMWFTYLLVFYHSVLGFQNTNAGLLLLVGQIADAICTPLVGYESDQTSGCGNYGKRKTWHLVGTLSVAVSFAFIFNQCLVCDPNTPQWASLIYFAPFIIIFQFGWAATQISHLSLIPELVTCEHAKVELTAYRYAFTVIANITVYALAYLLFHGQAGEDEDSLGPADTNIFRNLSLIVLGIGAVFAAFFHLGTTERPNHQASRDSGGEEEEEEEEGERRPLLPSSTVSSSLLQWKCWLQQPSFYQVALLYMSTRLIVNLSQTYISMYLINTLGLPKKYIATIPLMMYLSGFLSSFIMKPVSKRIGKSLTYFVGLLLIMAFSYWVLLDDKMGQQIYGAAVLLGVGSATILVISLSMTAELISDQTQSGAFVYGAMSFTDKLANGVAVMMIQAMHPCHTVVCCPACVWFYHYIMVIVTGGVAVVAALALCSILIWPIRIRARGLQVVSDGSTSVN; encoded by the exons ATGTCGGACACGGACAGGTCTCTGACCGCTATCCGAAAGCTCAGCTACGCTGCGGGACACTTTCTCAACGACCTGTGCGCTTCCATGTGGTTCACATACTTACTGGTGTTCTACCACTCGGTGCTGGGATTCCAGAACACGAATGCAG GTCTCTTGTTGCTGGTTGGTCAGATAGCTGATGCCATCTGTACACCCCTGGTTGGCTATGAGTCGGACCAAACCTCTGGTTGTGGAAACTATGGCAAGCGGAAGACCTGGCATTTGGTTG GCACGCTGAGTGTGGCGGTGTCCTTTGCCTTCATCTTCAACCAATGCCTGGTCTGTGACCCCAACACTCCTCAGTGGGCCAGCTTAATCTACTTTGCCCcattcatcatcatcttccaGTTTGGCTGGGCCGCCACACAGATCTCCCACCTGTCTCTCATCCCAGAGCTGGTCACCTGTGAGCATGCTAAAGTGGAGCTCACTGCATACAG GTATGCATTCACTGTCATAGCCAACATCACAGTGTATGCCCTTGCTTACCTGCTGTTCCACGGTCAGGCTGGAGAGGATGAAGACTCTCTTGGACCAGCAGACACTAACATCTTCAGG AACCTATCACTGATTGTGTTGGGGATCGGCGCTGTCTTCGCTGCTTTCTTCCACCTGGGAACCACAGAGCGTCCCAATCACCAAGCCAGCAGggactctggaggagaggaggaggaagaggaggaggaaggggagcGAAGGCCGCTGCTACCTTCTTCCACTGTTTCTTCATCCCTTCTGCAGTGGAAATGTTGGCTCCAGCAGCCTTCCTTCTACCAG gtggcCTTACTCTACATGTCCACCAGGTTAATCGTCAATCTGTCCCAGACCTACATCTCCATGTATCTCATAAACACTCTTGGCCTGCCCAAG aaatatatCGCTACAATCCCCTTAATGATGTATCTGAGCGGCTTCCTGTCCTCCTTCATCATGAAGCCCGTCAGTAAACGCATTGGAAAAAGT ctCACTTACTTTGTGGGCCTCCTGCTAATCATGGCCTTCTCTTACTGGGTGCTGCTGGATGACAAGATGGGTCAGCAGATCTACGGGGCTGCGGTGCTGCTGGGGGTCGGCTCGGCCACCATCCTGGTCATATCCCTATCCATGACCGCTGAGCTGATCTCAGATCAGACG CAAAGCGGAGCGTTTGTGTACGGAGCCATGAGCTTCACCGATAAACTGGCCAATGGAGTCGCAGTCATGATGATTCAAGCTATGCACCCCTGCCA TACAGTGGTTTGCTGTCCAGCCTGTGTGTGGTTTTATCACTACATCATGGTCATAGTGACGGGGGGCGTGGCTGTCGTTGCAGCGTTGGCGCTCTGCTCCATCCTCATCTGGCCAATCAGGATCAGAGCAC GTGGCCTGCAAGTCGTCTCTGATGGTTCCACCTCAGTTAACTAA